The Gossypium hirsutum isolate 1008001.06 chromosome A03, Gossypium_hirsutum_v2.1, whole genome shotgun sequence genome contains the following window.
TCagaaatctaaaatttttatatcgTAATTCTACTAATTCCTTGGTATATTGGTATAtgatcaattaaaaattttaaggtatTACATCTATCAACTCCATGATAGATGAACTTCTTAAAAATGGATATGGAATCAACTTCAACCATAATTTTGGAGAAGCTCAACTCTTTAGGAAAATGGAAAACTCTAAGCACAGCGATGCTTTAGCATGAAAGGTGAGGATACATGCAAGATATTCCCCATTAATGCTATTAAGAGTTTACCCAAGCATTCATCGAATTAGcgcacaaaaaaaaaatacacgGAAACCCATGAAGAAAATACAAGAAAACCAGATAGAAAACTCACATGAAAAACCCTTTTGAAACATGAAACAAAAAATCTTGTGAAAAGAGAACTCAAAATTCATTCTCGAAAAACTTGAGCAACAACAATCAATTGAATTTTGTAGAGAGAGAAATCGAGGTACAACAAAATTAAGTATTTTCAAGTCTTGTTTAAAAGACAAGACAacttagtgttttttttttataaaaataatattaaaaaataattaaatataaaaatatggtgGTCAACAAATTAATTTCGGAAATGGGGTGTTTGCTATAGTAACTTTGGGTGTCGCTCGACACATTGACagtaatcaatgaattttttttaaaagaaaggtatgacaagaaaaaaaaattgaaaaaatgaaaagaaataatttttttgtggtAGCGCCGAACACATTGGTGGCATcagtaaatttaaaataaagaagTTTGGCAGCAccgataattttaaaaaaaagttcatcGATACCGCTAGTGTATCAGACAGCATCTAAAGTTACTATAACAAAtactctatttttataattaatctgTTTCCCACACTATTTATGTATTTAAAtagtttttgaatattatttttataaaaaagcccAGCTTAGTAGACGGTGGTATGAGAAATGACGAAAAAAGAATTTTGTTCTCTTTTGTTTGGTTGGCGGAAAAATACGAGAAAATTTGGTAAATTCTTGAGAAAGCtggtaaattttgattttatgatagaaaatttcTTTCCTTTACTTTCGAGAGAAAATTTGAaagtgaatttattttattttattttagcttCCGGATGAAATCAACCCAAGAATTTAATATGGAAAAGGAAGTAGAGAATCTAAAATCATTGAAATACTAAATTCAAATCTCACAGCATGTAAATATAGtctgatttttattaattaaaaaaattatatctatatatatatgctacTTTGATCGGATTGAAAGGTAAAATAGGTTAGATCCTTTTTTCTCTTAATATATTACTTTTTTGGGATCAAAATCTCTTAATATGTTAAAGCATAATTTTAGTTAAATATGAAGTAACTAATAAATTGAAAACATgtatttaattgaataataaataataaatgatagttttaatattaaaaagaataaagcCATACCTTCCTAGCTCTCAGTTCAATCATGGCGAAATACTTAAGTAGATAGTAAAAGCAACGATTTTCAATACGATAAATTAAATGTGATTAGTACGTAATCATATGGTTGCTCCCATATCCTCTAACCTTTGCCATCTCTGTCACTGAAACAAACAAGACAACACTCAAGCAATTAAGCTCCAACTCATTCCTACCCTTTTGCACAAAGTGGATGGATTCGTTTAATCCATTACTTGGTGTTGAATCTGGGTATGGCTGGCAGACATGGCTTGAGAGGAAACTGGTCTACCAACAAATAGTTAAATCGCCATAAAGGATGGAGCAAATATAGAACAGAGGAAGCAATGGCATGAAGAACCCTAGGAAAGTGGATCTATTCATAACAAAATATGTAGTCATTACTCCTTACAAGCTGAGAATGCATAATATAACCATCAAATATAGACAATGCTTGAGATTGTTTGTGTCTACCATAAATGAATAAACAGAGCTTGAGTTTAGCTTCAACCCTTCAATGCCTTATCAAAGACAAGGCATCTAATGAACAAAAAATGGTTAAAGTTTActagaataaataatatatatatatctaatttaTGTAGAAACCTCTTAAACCATCACTGTTATTTTGAATGTAGTTGGATATGATAAATATGGCTGCACATAAACTGAAGCTGGAATTTCGCTGGTCATCACTTGGATTCATTTGCAGCAGAAGCATCACCATTTTGTTGCTGGGTCTGTGACTGGTTATCGTGACCCTGCTGAGGTTGGTGTTGCTGCTGCATCTGATAAATGTTTAGCTGCTGCTGTTGCTGAGGCTGTAATTGGAGCATTTGATGATCAATTGAAAGTTGCTGAGCCATACAGTTCGAAAGATGAACCTCTCCACTGAACTCTGCGGCAGTGAGCTTCAGTCGCTGGACTTCAGCAGCTAATGCTTCATTTAGTGCTGCAACACCAAACCCATTAAAGAGTATCATGTTTTAGTTCAGATACAAATGTATCGTTggcataaacaaataaaaatgtaagTTAATAGCAACTAACCACAAGAACAGACATCAAAATGAACAGAAATCGATCTCTAGCCAcaagaaaagaaaacaatttgGTTCTCTTCAAACATCTTTCATGTAGGATTTGCTATGATAACATCATCAGAATAACAAAAATAGCTCCATTCTAAAAATTCTAAGCAAGTTCTTGTCATCATGCCTTGCATTGCATGGTCATAAAACTTGGCGTTATTTTCACCAAAGAGAAGAACAATTAGGAGTCCTATGTTTGATAAGCCTAAGCCTCCTTCATCTCCAATTAGTGCCGGATATATGCAAATCTTAAATAACCATATGTGCATCTATAAATGTAACTTATCATATAAGTCAAGAAAGTAATGATGAGATAATATCAGAGAACTAAACATATAAAGCCACACCAACATGAATTCAAAATGCAAAGACATTTTCAGCAAATACACCTGAAGGGTGTGTTTgaataaagaattttaaaattttagagatttttaaaatgatagtatcTTAAAATTCATCACTTCAAAATTCTTGCAATTGTAGTTTCGTTGTTAGAGTAAGCAAttgttctaaaaaatttaaataattagatttttgtgagttaaaaaataattataaaaaagaataatgatactaaaaataaatagtacaaaatatgCAATACGAATatcattaaattttgaaaaaaaattataaatattttataataaaaaatttaaatatatattagagttaaataataatatgctATCTTGCCGCAAACCAtgtacattaaataaaataagattatgaGGAATTCAGAAAACCACCTCTTTAGGTGGGATTTGGAAAAAGAATGAGTCACTCAAATCCCCTCTTAAAATTccttataaaatttgaaatcctCCATTATTTTACACAAATAAGTAAATTCTGAAAACTAAATTCTGAAAGCTTTGTTAGAAATGAAATTCGTCCTCCAAATTCCTTATACAAACACACATGAAAAGAAAATTGGCAATACTCACCTATAATCTTTGCTAGAAATGCAGGGGTATTCAATTTCAGGTGTATCCAAATTGCTAAAAGAATAAGAATAATATTTGGAAGTAAGATGGTGTAGTTGAAGCGCTATGACTAGAGAGCTGATCACATTTGGCATATCAAAGAATGGTAAAATACAAAAATGGTGCAACTCAAAAAAACCATGATAGATTTGTGGGAATACCTATGGTAGGCCAAAGGTTCATGATAAAGAAAAATAATGTGTACCAATTAAGATACTTCAATGAAACAAATGACATAAGATTTAAGAACAAAGAAACGCATACCATCTTTCAGTTGGGCCTGTTGCTCCATGGCCTGAAGACGAAACTTTAGCTCATTGTTCTGGCTTGTCAGCCCAGCAGAATCTCTCTAAATAAGGAAAACCAACAAAGGAACAGCTAAGTATGAATTGAGGGCAACTAAAGTTGAAAAATGTGCAATAACATTATAGCTTTATACTCACCTGTAACATTGTTAGCTGTGCAGATAATGTGGTTGCCTCAGTTTGCAAAGTTTGCACCTTTTGCTCCAGTTCTGCGATGTACTGCATCTTCCGCTGCTTGGAACGAGCAGCTGATTGACGATTAGCCAAAATCCTACCATGAATAAATCAGAAACATCAACTATGCCCAATTGTATGCAACACCAGAagcaaaattaaaagataagagAGAAAGAGAAGCAATTTACAAAACCTTTTGACGCGTTTTGGATCTACAGATGCCATCTCAGCCAGCTTCTCATTTTCCATGATCTTTTTAAGCTCAGATTCATTGAACTCACTACTCCCAAGCTCAAAGTTGAATTTACTTGAATTTGCATCGCCTGAGCTACCAGGAGAGTGATGATTGCCATGATTTCCTGAAGGAGGAATTTTTGGTGGATCCTCATCAAACTGCAGACTTCCCATGTAACTGTCCATTGAAACACTTCTGTAGTGCCGAACAGTCGGTGCAATATCTCCAGCAGCCCTCCTCTTGACACCTTCCCTCTTCTCACTTGAAACACCAGAACTCATTCCCTGTATATTGATTGGATGTTTATGTACTCTACTATCGACTTCATTGTCACTACTTTCGCCTCCATATGTCTTTGTGCCACTTGCTTTGCTATCCATATCCCTGTCCTCAGTACCAGAAGAGTTCAATGTCtcaagattttccaaattcatgtaCGCATTGAACAGGTCATCCGCAACGTCCACCTCAGATTTCCTCTCACCGGTCACTTCTAAATTACTGCCAGTATCCTTTCTCCATTCTGATTCTCGTTTCACCAACTGAATCGGTTTCCCTACACCAAAAGAGGTATCCCTACCTGAAACTGACCTATCCAACACACCAGGATTTCCTATTGGAATAGATTGAGGCAAAGACTGAATCATAGTAGAAAATCCTAATGGAACATCGCTGCTAGACCGCCTATGTCCTTTACGCGGAGGTAGACTTGAACTCTCGCCAATGCGAAATTCATTACATCCTCCAGCAACAGGTGAAGGAAGTGAGGACCTAGCATTAGAATTGGCAAACCTTTCTTCCATAGAAACATCATTTGAAGCAGGATCTGAGGCAGACGAGACAGGAGGATCTCGATAAGGGGGAGGGCACCATGGCGGCAATCTATCAAGGGAGAAGAAGGTGGGCTGAGATAAAGACTTAGAATGACTGGGTGCTCCATGTTGAGCATTGGGACGAGAACCAATGATCTGTTGCGAATAAGGCAATGAAGCAGTAGGGTTGTTGGGGTGTGAAGGAGGTATCCCAGGTCTTTTAGAATTGTTGTTCTCAGGACTCAAACGCATAtaagaaggagaaggagaaggagaagaagaaggagaaggagaaggagaagccATTTGTGAGGCATTGGAAAAGGGTATATCTAAGTTGCTTTGAGGCTTAGGAATTGAATTTGAACCCTCCATTTTCATTCATAGTTTTTTTCAACTGctacatggaaaaataaaatcaaatgaaaatataaaaaagaaataaggaGAACCAAAGtatttctataaatatatatacctgGTTAACAAAACCCTACCTTTTTTATGCAGTACAATGAGTGAAAATGAGGAGGCTAAATATGCAAAGTGAATCATAATGATTTCCCAATATTTTAGCTAAAAATGGCGGCGATTACACAGTCCTAAAAATCTGATCGAAAGACTGTGAAATGAAGAGGAGGTTCTTAAagctaaaagaaaaacaaaagaaccaTCTAATTCTTACCAAAAGTCATAAGTGaaaagaaaaatcacaaaacaagcTCAGAACCCTAGAAATGAAAATACGAAGACAGTTAAAGCAAAAACTCACATTGTAGCCAGAAAAATGAATCAAAAGCAGCTAAAGTACAAGCAGAAAACactaaaaacaaataataattgaGGAGGACTTAAAGCAAAACAGATGATCAAACCCCAAAAAAAAATGTGAGTGAAGTAGAGAAGAAGCTCAccagcagaagaaattgagaggAAAGGAAAGAGAATcgaaagaagaaatatgtggaAAGGAGGAGTAGAAGACGAATTTTTACCCTTTCCTTTCGTGTCCTAAATCCTTAGAGGTGTTTTTCTATTTAGAAATTAGACTTGCTGTCTCAGTCTACGTTGTTTTCGTTCGTTGACATGGTGATCTCGTCtcatgattttccattctcctcctTCCACGGCAGGTGGGATAAATACTCATTTTAACCttataataatcaatataaaAGTAAGGCTCGTTTtgcatttttctatattttacattttgttgctcaaatttaaataattttacattataacTAAATGAATTATGTAATATATTAtttgtaatatattatttataaattttgatttaacggtaaagactaaattttaacgACTTTAGgcctataatatatatatttctattttttagtaTAAAGGTAAAAAAccacttaaatatattttataaagtgtttaatatatagtatatatactatatacattcaagtaaataaattattGGTCTAATGGCAGTAACTTGAGAagattttaaaggattaaaatatGCTATAGATTAGTCACAAGCATTATTTAAGATGGTAAGAGTTTCTTTTACCTTAATTAGTAGTCGAGGGATTAATCTTCGTCTTAAGTATGAAGTAATTTTAAAACTCGTGGTTAACATTCAAaactgtttcatgaaaaaaataaacTATAGAAAAGGAGGAGAAAAAGAGCTTTCGATAGGTGCAAACAATACGAATAAAGAAAGTCAAATAACATTAATTTTAACCGttcaattacttaaataaaaatttttaaataattcaatgatcaaattataactttctttaatttagtgactaaaataaaaacttagcaataatttaatatgatataAGTGATATTCAAATAAATTACAATGATATTTTAGGTTTTAAATAGTTAAAAAGATTTCCAATTAAAATCAATGTGATGTggaattttttattgttataaatgGCGATGTCAGGTTAGTGTATATTACTTTCAAGTAATCAAAATTATTGTATTGCTAAAATAATTTTTCGTAATTTAATTACATATGTCATGTATTAATGATTCAGTTGACTTTTCATACAAATTACATATACACATTGATAGTGTTTAGAATGCTCCAAATACACTTCCTAATTTTTGGGCGGGGTGAGTTTTGAAATAGTTACGTGAGGAACTAAACCTAAATccaattatcatatcatttttcAACCACTAATACATGTCTtagctttaaaatttttttaaccttataaaaattatattataagtacGAACAAGTATAAATGTTTGGAATGGTTgtgacaaaattttttaaaattatattataaatcttagaaaatatattataaaaaataatttgtatattttatatatttataacaaaaaaatttatattatttaaatcctaataaaattttaaactcgtggataaaaaaatattataaaaaataatttacgtGTTATAAAagcattatattatatttatttataaaaaagttatGACTTATTCACATActcatgttatatattataaaaaaataatatacttatttagaaaaaaaaggtgttataaatttttttatagaaaaaaattatattatttataataagtGTTATATTATTAGAcactttataaaaaatatttttttataaatgctatatattataaattttatattattttaaacataatcaacatattataaaaaaaatttataacttagCATAAGTttttctccaaattaagtttatataattaaAGCTACATACTATTTGTATTATGAACCCATATTATGTGGTAGATGGTAATTATGCAAATACAAAAGATCTTTTTGCACCATAATATGAGGTACGATCAGGGGTGAAGCCAGAGGGGCTGCATGGGCCtcggcccccctaaaatgtaaatttgctcttttggcccttaaaattttttaaaaattttaaaatagtaaaggtaaaatttcactttgacccccttaaattataaaaatttgatttaatccttaacaaattataaagatataaactataaaaaattaaaattttatccgcCCCTAAATATttattctggcttcgcccctgggTACGATATCATTTTTGAGAGAATGGAGCCATACAAATACACCAAAGACGACTAGTAAActctttaatttgataaattcaaagcTTCAAATATGGTTGAGAGGACTTTTGTTGTTAATAAAAAAGTTTTTTCATATTAATAGCATCGCCTatgtataacataaaaaaaaaaagattgaatcatACTAACAtgttatatactttataatttcatTCATAGGTGTTAATAACTTTgattttcaaatattttgatatttataaaacTATAGAAATACTTAATATATATAAGTCTTAGTTTAAGACcattattcaaaatttattacaaatgtattttttccaagttattttttttatatttaacatttttattttattttattttattttcaacttattaatttttgtttcatttactAATTTTTGACTCACCAATTCAATTGTATTCAACTATGCTTATTTAGATACATTATCGGTAAATAAAGAAGAATGAGATTTTGAAACAtttgtcttttttatttataatgaCAAGTTTGTAATTGTTTAACAGATTTTGCACCTTTGTCTCAATGTTTTTCAatgtgttataaatattttatcaaataaaattttctaacatatGATACTATTTTGAAACATTTGATATAAAATATCATTAAGCAAAGTATTGATTTTACCTTTATTTATTGATCATAtgtgttattatttaattttgaattattaattttctCAGCAACAATCAtaccattatattttttaattttatttttgaaacatgtttgaaatctataaaattattatatatttttgagggttctttgttttcgggttttcggggtttagtttttatctccatattttgtactcttcattcttttgtcattatagtaaaattatctttgcctgtggttttttatcctctttggaagagtttttccacgttaaatttgtgtgtttaatttctcaatttcttctgctatttttacttgttcgttgcttaatcgggtcgaatCCTAACATTAACAATTATAACCTATTTAAACTAATTCTCACAATAATTTGCATTGTAAGGGTAGGCAAACTTATCATATATATAGTGAGAGAGAAATATTTGGTATATTGTTTGTagagtttttaaattttacaagtaGGATTGGGATGTTGATAAGTGTTTTGTAAAGTagagtaaaatattaaaataaataaatatataaaagaaatgggACAAGTGACAATTTTTTAACTCTATTTGTgtagttaaaaaattatattgtcAGCATACCAAATACTAAcgagtaaaagtatcatgaaggcCTTTGTAATAGgagtcaaattacattttgccctatCTACTTGAAAATGGTCAAGTTAGTCTTTGTACATtatatcaaagagcaaattggtattttctattaaaatttctatcaatttgTTCTTTTAAAAATTGACAAGGTTGTTAGAATAACCAGACAAATAACCAGACAATAACACATGGCATGCCATTTTTACCTCATGTCGACATACAAcgaccagtttttaacagtaaaaatggatgaaatattaATAGAAAGATCAATTTGTTCTTTAATCtatgtacaaggactaatttaccTAGTTTTTTAGTAGATgaggcaaaatgcaatttgactccaATTACGGGGGCCTCTATGGTACTTTTGCCAATACTAACCTTATATATACTATAGCAATATGAGGTTAAACAAAAGGAAATAAGTAGTCACACATGTCATGGGGCTAGATCTTTCGTCttgcgatccgtgcggccttaggtgatctgttcgtccaaactcgcctaagtcagcctttactcaagtgaggattccttaaaaACTCCTCTAAGGTACCAATTTATATAGcggaagcaaacttatgccaaaaggagccacaaagaacaacagaaagccacaTAAAAGAACGTATagaaggtgtttgagtaaatgctctcagaattctattactcttaagaattcaacatGCAATGGAATGATTTACaagtgagggggaggctctctatttatagttgagctccccaaaaTCGACGGACAAGATTAAGTTACATGGACGGACGAGATtaatcatatcattcaattttagggatttacaagatatgtcatatcaaatctaatctaatctttacaagatataattcctatcaatcttctaagattagttaccaaaatggcctaagttgccatatcttcattattgggccaaccaggcttcaatccgACAGGCTTCAATCAAACAGTtcattgaatcgggccagttctcgtgggctaaatgaTCCCCATCTTATCGACAGATCTCTATAGGGCGCATTttgtgccatggtcacgggctttgcactttggccaATGACATTCTCCCCTACCCATTCTCGCAATGCCCTCGTTGCGATTTCCGAATGGCATTGACTTGATTCACCTCTGATCCCTCTCGTTGCCTTCACTTCTTCCTTCCTTCGGGACTTTTGCTTCAGCTTCCGTCGCTTCTTAGCTTGAACTGTTGCACTCGTTGGTACATTTCATTGGCAAGAAGTCTCCGCTTTAACTTGCCCCAATTTTGACTTGTTCCCTTTTAAATTGCCTCGATTCTCACACCTTGGCTTCACATTGCCCACagtctgtaacacccttaatccGTATCCGTAGCCTGACTAGGGCTAAAAGCATTACCAGAAAAATcgaaaca
Protein-coding sequences here:
- the LOC107887070 gene encoding bZIP transcription factor 29 produces the protein MKMEGSNSIPKPQSNLDIPFSNASQMASPSPSPSSSPSPSPSYMRLSPENNNSKRPGIPPSHPNNPTASLPYSQQIIGSRPNAQHGAPSHSKSLSQPTFFSLDRLPPWCPPPYRDPPVSSASDPASNDVSMEERFANSNARSSLPSPVAGGCNEFRIGESSSLPPRKGHRRSSSDVPLGFSTMIQSLPQSIPIGNPGVLDRSVSGRDTSFGVGKPIQLVKRESEWRKDTGSNLEVTGERKSEVDVADDLFNAYMNLENLETLNSSGTEDRDMDSKASGTKTYGGESSDNEVDSRVHKHPINIQGMSSGVSSEKREGVKRRAAGDIAPTVRHYRSVSMDSYMGSLQFDEDPPKIPPSGNHGNHHSPGSSGDANSSKFNFELGSSEFNESELKKIMENEKLAEMASVDPKRVKRILANRQSAARSKQRKMQYIAELEQKVQTLQTEATTLSAQLTMLQRDSAGLTSQNNELKFRLQAMEQQAQLKDALNEALAAEVQRLKLTAAEFSGEVHLSNCMAQQLSIDHQMLQLQPQQQQQLNIYQMQQQHQPQQGHDNQSQTQQQNGDASAANESK